One genomic window of Bacillus mycoides includes the following:
- a CDS encoding HAD-IIIA family hydrolase, which yields MKNIEAIFIDRDGTIGGDTTIHYPGSFTLFSFTKESLQKLKAQNIKLFSFTNQPGIADGKATANDFVQELKEFGFDDIYLCPHKHGGGCECRKPSTGMLLQAAEKHRLDLTKCAVIGDRWTDIVAGAKVNATTILVRTGAGYDALHTFRDKWAHIEPNYIAENFEDATNWILNHQ from the coding sequence ATGAAAAACATTGAAGCTATTTTCATTGATCGTGACGGAACAATTGGCGGTGATACTACAATACATTATCCAGGTTCTTTCACATTATTTTCTTTTACAAAGGAATCTTTACAAAAGTTAAAAGCTCAAAATATTAAACTATTCTCTTTTACGAATCAACCAGGTATCGCGGATGGAAAAGCAACTGCGAATGATTTTGTTCAAGAATTAAAAGAGTTTGGTTTTGATGATATTTACCTTTGTCCTCATAAACATGGTGGCGGATGTGAATGCCGCAAACCGAGCACAGGTATGCTCCTGCAAGCAGCAGAAAAACATAGGCTTGATTTAACAAAATGCGCTGTAATCGGTGATCGCTGGACTGATATTGTTGCTGGTGCAAAAGTAAATGCAACAACAATATTAGTTCGAACTGGTGCTGGATATGATGCTTTACATACGTTCCGAGACAAATGGGCACATATTGAACCGAATTACATTGCAGAAAACTTTGAAGACGCTACAAATTGGATTTTAAATCATCAATAA
- a CDS encoding ABC transporter ATP-binding protein: protein MLEVNIRSAGYEIGEKTVHDIAFAIEKGELVALIGANGAGKSTTIKSILGLLVNTDGEISFGEKKNPCAYVPEHPTYYDYLTLWEHIELLMAARGNEEGNWEDKARELLHTFRMEKHIHEYISNFSKGMKQKSMLILAFLTEPDFYIIDEPFIGLDPVATKDFLNYLYKEKERGAGILLCTHVLDTAERICERFLLISQGTLVADGHLEAIQSLAEMPGSTLLDCFDAIVRREQND from the coding sequence ATGCTAGAGGTGAATATCCGCTCAGCCGGATATGAAATTGGTGAAAAGACAGTTCATGATATTGCCTTTGCAATTGAAAAAGGCGAGTTAGTTGCTCTTATTGGTGCGAATGGCGCAGGAAAGAGTACGACAATTAAATCGATACTCGGTTTGCTTGTGAATACGGATGGTGAAATCTCGTTTGGTGAAAAGAAAAATCCATGTGCATATGTACCGGAACATCCCACTTATTATGATTATTTAACTTTGTGGGAGCATATTGAATTGTTAATGGCTGCCCGTGGAAATGAAGAGGGAAATTGGGAGGACAAAGCAAGGGAATTATTACATACGTTTCGAATGGAAAAACATATACACGAATACATATCAAATTTTTCAAAAGGTATGAAACAAAAATCGATGCTAATATTAGCATTTTTAACAGAGCCAGATTTCTATATTATCGATGAGCCTTTTATCGGTTTAGATCCAGTAGCCACGAAAGACTTTTTGAATTACTTATATAAAGAAAAAGAGCGAGGAGCAGGTATATTACTTTGTACGCACGTGCTGGATACAGCTGAAAGAATTTGTGAAAGATTTTTACTCATTTCGCAAGGTACATTAGTAGCAGATGGGCATTTAGAGGCGATCCAATCGTTAGCAGAAATGCCAGGAAGTACACTGTTAGATTGTTTCGATGCAATTGTAAGGCGGGAACAAAATGATTAA
- a CDS encoding ABC transporter permease, whose translation MIKQQFNKRLRHELQRKWKAIRSVTDWTVALYIVIPALIFIVMYYRSLWIKELSMEETVYFGLGLLAFYFVTFSRGVRSFFEQADSLFLISYPNHMRRLMKLGMIYTLIRIAITNAIVVFIMLPILMKSMGATIIQIVLFWIFFTVFRFMLSLLTRFINVRVGKRWVLLIIKDVIFSFSLIFFGISVFFIYKNPLYSILFIGLAALFTIVLVKEKMNYKNFFFKEVEKEKEESMRWTVGIMQVGGHAVKPSSSNKKPWMFPRSKKILGKKSDSRIVEAFLKEFLRTSSALMFYVQIVCISTVSIIVTPQWITVIILVFAIVAISRYARDYWNEFTKKMFLHLYCDEGELLLLRWKADRYLLLPVVFMYGTVILSQFYLLPAVIIGVIFIVFIGWIVFLP comes from the coding sequence ATGATTAAACAACAGTTTAATAAAAGGTTACGTCATGAATTGCAAAGAAAATGGAAAGCGATTCGTTCTGTAACAGATTGGACAGTAGCATTATATATTGTTATTCCCGCACTTATATTTATTGTAATGTATTATCGTTCATTATGGATAAAAGAACTATCAATGGAAGAGACCGTTTATTTTGGATTAGGTTTACTTGCATTTTACTTTGTTACATTTTCAAGAGGAGTTCGCTCATTTTTTGAACAAGCAGATAGCTTATTTTTAATTTCGTACCCAAATCATATGCGAAGATTAATGAAGCTTGGCATGATATATACGTTAATTCGGATTGCAATAACGAACGCAATTGTAGTATTCATTATGCTGCCTATATTGATGAAAAGTATGGGAGCGACAATTATACAAATCGTACTGTTCTGGATTTTCTTTACTGTTTTTCGATTTATGCTATCGTTGTTGACGAGATTCATAAATGTACGTGTGGGGAAACGATGGGTGTTATTGATTATAAAAGATGTTATATTTTCTTTTAGTTTGATTTTTTTTGGAATCAGTGTATTTTTTATTTATAAAAATCCATTGTATTCCATATTATTTATCGGTCTAGCAGCTTTATTTACTATAGTCTTGGTAAAAGAAAAGATGAATTATAAAAATTTCTTTTTTAAAGAAGTTGAGAAAGAGAAAGAAGAAAGTATGCGTTGGACGGTAGGGATTATGCAAGTTGGTGGCCATGCTGTGAAGCCAAGTAGTTCGAATAAAAAACCGTGGATGTTCCCTCGTTCTAAAAAGATATTAGGAAAAAAATCTGATTCGCGTATTGTAGAAGCGTTTTTAAAAGAATTTTTGCGTACAAGTAGTGCTTTAATGTTTTATGTTCAAATTGTATGTATAAGTACTGTAAGTATTATCGTGACTCCGCAGTGGATAACAGTTATTATTCTTGTATTTGCTATAGTTGCTATTTCTCGCTATGCGCGTGATTATTGGAATGAATTTACGAAGAAAATGTTTCTACATTTATATTGTGATGAAGGAGAATTACTATTATTAAGGTGGAAGGCGGATCGTTATTTGCTCCTTCCAGTCGTATTTATGTACGGAACAGTCATCCTCTCACAGTTTTATTTATTGCCAGCAGTAATTATTGGAGTTATTTTTATAGTATTCATTGGTTGGATTGTATTTTTACCATAG
- a CDS encoding YpjP family protein — protein MPNWFRKTLVALITVFTFGLVTPPSILLDNAKAADKPTSTAGQQNLESTSYTYEETNDRLTTDTFVNYAMQEAEKQSMQKFGSKIGPVIEDEFKDVVLPKIEEAIAELANDVPEESLQSLAISQRPAGGNNEKIFHVYDTKSGNDLLRFHVRRDHPPQDGYYFNFHYHRFDDGYSGHHELGNIYWNTNVPPKWLS, from the coding sequence ATGCCAAATTGGTTTAGAAAAACCTTAGTCGCATTAATTACCGTATTTACGTTTGGTTTAGTGACGCCTCCTTCCATATTACTTGATAATGCCAAAGCTGCGGACAAGCCTACGAGCACAGCTGGGCAACAAAATTTGGAGAGTACGTCCTATACATATGAAGAAACGAATGATAGGTTAACCACCGATACTTTTGTTAACTATGCGATGCAAGAAGCAGAGAAGCAATCTATGCAAAAATTCGGATCTAAAATTGGGCCTGTAATTGAAGATGAATTTAAAGATGTTGTATTACCTAAAATTGAAGAGGCAATCGCGGAACTTGCAAATGATGTGCCAGAAGAATCGTTACAATCATTAGCAATTTCTCAAAGACCAGCTGGCGGAAATAATGAAAAGATTTTTCATGTTTATGACACGAAATCCGGAAATGACTTACTGCGATTTCATGTAAGGAGAGATCATCCACCGCAAGATGGATATTATTTTAATTTCCACTATCATCGTTTTGATGATGGATACTCAGGACACCATGAGTTAGGAAATATTTATTGGAATACGAATGTACCGCCGAAATGGTTGTCTTAA
- a CDS encoding HAD family hydrolase, which translates to MQKYIVFDFDGTLVDSQNIFVPIYNQLAEKHGYKIVSEEEIEPLRKLTIAERCKKLDVPLYKLPILALEFYKLYQPAIKDLVLFHGMKDVLDELHKKGYGIAVISSNSEEHIRAFLHNNGIENIQEVYCSKNLFGKDKMIKRFLKSKKLTEQDMLYVGDEQRDIAACKKAGVNVIWVSWGYDVIETVKGDAPDYMVNTPGEIVQVVQAAHS; encoded by the coding sequence ATGCAAAAATACATTGTTTTTGACTTTGATGGCACGTTAGTAGATTCACAAAATATATTTGTACCAATTTATAATCAACTTGCTGAAAAGCATGGATATAAGATAGTTAGTGAGGAAGAGATCGAGCCTTTACGAAAACTGACTATTGCTGAAAGATGTAAAAAACTCGATGTGCCACTGTATAAACTTCCTATATTGGCGCTAGAGTTTTATAAATTATATCAACCTGCTATAAAAGATCTCGTTTTATTTCATGGGATGAAGGATGTATTAGATGAATTACATAAAAAAGGCTACGGGATTGCGGTTATATCTTCGAACTCAGAAGAGCATATTAGGGCATTTTTACATAATAATGGAATAGAAAACATTCAAGAAGTGTATTGTTCTAAAAATTTGTTTGGTAAAGATAAAATGATAAAAAGATTTTTAAAGTCGAAAAAGCTAACAGAACAAGATATGTTGTATGTCGGTGATGAACAACGTGATATTGCAGCTTGTAAAAAAGCTGGTGTGAATGTGATTTGGGTTTCGTGGGGGTATGACGTAATTGAGACGGTAAAAGGAGACGCGCCAGATTATATGGTTAATACGCCAGGGGAAATTGTGCAAGTAGTACAGGCGGCACATTCTTAA
- a CDS encoding AraC family transcriptional regulator has product MKIRQGKYEEIKLRDRIPGMVEYIEDTMLPTGFHYYIPPHWHRSIEISLVVYGEVFLYVNGQKKKVSAGEFIFVNSGDVHEFEKVENTSCAVMMLIISYEFLKEVNGDFDKYRFNIKESVVQKTNLQQIFYELKELVANSDDLSYIKINSLIYEIVYILLRYCKDGENIDNNYQLGNRQKEMITYIYKHYDEELKLKDVAKHFFVSEEHFSRMFKKSFGSNFTTFLTRYRLYKAYEDIIRSTNSIQDIAVKHGFPNVKSFISQFKEKYGYTPLQYRKNIISKNAYNCIKYKQQ; this is encoded by the coding sequence TTGAAAATCAGGCAAGGCAAATATGAAGAAATAAAATTACGCGATAGAATTCCAGGAATGGTTGAATATATAGAGGACACAATGTTACCTACTGGTTTTCACTATTATATTCCTCCTCACTGGCATAGAAGTATTGAAATTAGCCTAGTCGTATATGGAGAGGTTTTCTTGTATGTGAATGGGCAAAAAAAGAAAGTATCCGCTGGCGAATTTATTTTTGTGAATAGTGGCGATGTTCATGAATTCGAAAAAGTTGAAAATACAAGTTGTGCAGTAATGATGTTGATTATTTCTTATGAATTTCTTAAAGAGGTAAATGGAGATTTTGATAAATATAGATTTAATATAAAAGAATCAGTTGTTCAGAAAACTAACCTCCAGCAAATATTTTATGAATTAAAGGAGTTAGTCGCAAATTCTGATGATTTAAGTTACATAAAAATTAATAGTCTAATTTATGAAATTGTTTATATTCTATTGCGATATTGCAAAGATGGAGAGAATATAGACAATAATTATCAACTTGGAAATAGACAGAAAGAAATGATTACATATATTTATAAACATTATGATGAAGAACTTAAACTGAAAGATGTGGCCAAACATTTTTTTGTAAGTGAAGAACATTTTTCACGTATGTTCAAAAAATCGTTCGGATCAAATTTCACCACTTTTTTAACGAGATATAGGCTCTATAAAGCGTATGAAGATATTATTAGAAGTACAAATTCTATACAAGATATAGCAGTAAAACACGGATTTCCAAATGTAAAATCATTTATTTCACAGTTTAAAGAGAAATATGGATATACACCATTACAGTATAGAAAAAATATCATATCAAAAAATGCCTATAATTGTATCAAATATAAACAACAATAA
- a CDS encoding alpha/beta hydrolase produces the protein MTRKYDLNLLEKIQEKQENINVQGAKVLVKNIPDCDEKGAMDPRLYKDTKVQMNIMRFMPKNMMKMDASEKSVRNMRKQFNGIKSVPIVTKDINITHKTVKAEDGYDIPIRIYNSVSKQENAPVLYFIHGGGFMAGSPDVVEELVKLIVEKTDILAVSVDYRLAPENPFPTGHTDCYTTLKWIYENADTLGGDKNNIFVAGDSAGGNLTQYCTTKDMEDSRKYVKGQLLLYPTINMCDYEDEFYSWSIDKYEIAPKYKKGLEKMLNIMHSMVGGMSEVLGTKEIHSKYLSPYVDVSPDYPSTFITVGEHDFLMIECLAYAAKLTKKGVDTETVLYRGLGHAYGDNVGVYPQSEDLAIEMGNFILKHSGK, from the coding sequence ATGACTAGAAAATATGACTTAAATCTATTAGAAAAAATTCAAGAAAAACAAGAAAACATCAATGTACAGGGGGCAAAAGTCTTAGTAAAAAACATACCAGATTGTGATGAAAAAGGAGCGATGGATCCACGTCTTTATAAGGATACGAAGGTTCAAATGAATATCATGAGGTTTATGCCTAAAAATATGATGAAAATGGACGCTTCTGAAAAATCGGTAAGGAATATGCGAAAACAATTTAATGGAATTAAAAGTGTTCCAATTGTCACTAAAGACATTAATATTACACATAAAACAGTGAAAGCGGAAGATGGATATGATATTCCGATAAGAATTTATAACAGTGTTTCTAAACAGGAGAATGCGCCAGTTTTATACTTTATTCACGGTGGTGGATTCATGGCAGGATCACCAGATGTAGTAGAAGAACTTGTGAAATTGATAGTAGAAAAAACAGATATACTAGCCGTTTCTGTGGATTATCGATTAGCTCCGGAAAATCCTTTTCCAACTGGGCATACAGATTGCTACACTACTTTAAAGTGGATTTATGAAAATGCTGATACATTAGGCGGGGATAAGAATAATATCTTTGTGGCAGGTGATAGTGCAGGAGGGAACTTAACACAGTATTGTACAACTAAAGATATGGAAGATAGTAGGAAGTACGTGAAGGGACAGTTGCTTCTGTATCCTACAATTAATATGTGTGATTATGAAGATGAATTTTATTCTTGGAGTATAGATAAATATGAAATTGCTCCTAAGTATAAAAAAGGATTAGAAAAAATGCTTAATATTATGCATTCAATGGTTGGAGGTATGTCAGAAGTACTTGGTACGAAAGAAATTCATTCGAAGTATTTAAGTCCATATGTTGATGTATCCCCAGACTATCCAAGTACATTTATTACGGTAGGAGAGCATGATTTTTTAATGATTGAATGTTTAGCGTATGCAGCTAAATTAACTAAAAAAGGAGTTGATACTGAAACAGTTCTTTATCGAGGGTTGGGGCACGCTTATGGAGATAACGTAGGTGTCTATCCTCAAAGTGAAGATTTAGCAATTGAGATGGGGAATTTTATATTAAAACATAGTGGAAAGTAG
- a CDS encoding phosphatase PAP2 family protein, giving the protein MKNRKVILIACFAILLCIFAFTDLQISNGLYEPTNKVALFLQAIGEIPAMLIALFSSMYLFKARKNKGSRGYYLSGIGYGAIILLFAFAAAFMLVHYLTISKYLIPIFMLCFIVVCYMISKSWSKYDDARLRDIALIGLLSVVIVLITFNLIKLGWGRERYRHMISIGSFEGFSKWFIPQGIAKSDEFMSFPSGHSANAALVIWFSLLPEYFASLKRKKIGVWILILLWMIIVPMSRIVVGAHFASDVTVGVAISVTVFMCLKKFIWRDKKNKRTNNNDVLPHSLNR; this is encoded by the coding sequence ATGAAAAATAGAAAGGTGATATTAATTGCCTGCTTCGCTATTTTACTATGTATCTTTGCATTTACAGACTTACAAATATCCAATGGTCTATATGAACCAACTAATAAGGTCGCTCTTTTTTTACAAGCTATAGGAGAAATTCCAGCGATGCTTATTGCCTTATTTTCTAGTATGTATTTATTTAAAGCTAGAAAGAATAAAGGTTCAAGAGGATATTATCTATCTGGAATTGGCTATGGAGCAATCATTCTTTTGTTCGCTTTTGCAGCTGCATTTATGCTAGTACATTATTTAACCATTTCCAAATATTTAATTCCAATTTTTATGCTTTGCTTTATTGTAGTTTGCTATATGATTTCTAAATCATGGAGTAAATATGATGATGCAAGATTGAGGGATATTGCATTAATCGGATTATTAAGTGTAGTTATTGTATTAATTACATTTAATCTAATAAAGCTAGGATGGGGTAGAGAACGCTATCGTCATATGATTTCTATTGGATCTTTTGAAGGATTTTCAAAATGGTTTATACCTCAAGGGATTGCTAAAAGTGATGAGTTTATGTCATTTCCTTCAGGCCATAGTGCTAATGCAGCGTTAGTCATTTGGTTTAGTTTATTACCAGAATATTTCGCTTCGTTAAAAAGAAAAAAAATAGGTGTTTGGATTCTCATTCTTTTATGGATGATAATAGTACCAATGAGTCGTATTGTGGTAGGAGCCCATTTTGCTTCAGATGTTACAGTTGGAGTCGCTATTTCAGTTACTGTGTTTATGTGTTTGAAAAAATTCATATGGAGAGATAAGAAAAATAAACGCACCAATAATAATGATGTTCTTCCACATTCATTGAATCGGTAA
- a CDS encoding serine hydrolase, translated as MSKIKTPVLSTLQHQVEEMMKALHVPGAAIAVIKDGEVIISEGFGYRNIEKKEAVTPQTRFAIGSATKAFGTLSLSLLAQQKKFNWDTPVQTYVPNFSLSDMLANSQVTGRDLASHRTGVSRHDALWYSSSLTRKDFVEKIKHLSLDAPFRTAFLYNNLMYATISYIVENITNQTWEQYVTEHILDPLNMRHTNFSVTDSQNTDDYALPYIENDGEIKEVPFRNIDTVGAAGCINSTIEDMANWVLLHLNEGKTENHDLISTELLQEMYTPHTPIPDQPMLSTSESPLNSYGLGWFISAYRGYKMIHHGGNIDGFSALASFMPNENIGIIVLTNSGQTLLPTYITKHIYDELLGLEYIDWHERAVEDSEKMKEMMKEATESLPEAINGTIPSHTLDDYTGTFEHPAYGALKVYKQDDFLHVQFMDTEIKLQHHHYDIFSASISLFQMKMGLLFAYDMNVNGEFPALQLHVPATLSTQPLTFTKIK; from the coding sequence ATGTCTAAAATCAAAACTCCTGTTTTAAGTACGTTACAACATCAGGTTGAAGAGATGATGAAAGCTTTACACGTTCCTGGCGCTGCTATAGCGGTTATAAAAGATGGGGAGGTCATTATTTCAGAAGGTTTCGGCTATCGTAACATAGAGAAAAAAGAGGCTGTTACTCCGCAGACACGATTCGCCATCGGTTCTGCGACGAAAGCATTCGGTACACTTTCATTAAGCTTATTAGCACAGCAAAAAAAGTTTAATTGGGATACTCCTGTCCAAACTTACGTACCTAACTTCTCTTTATCCGATATGCTCGCTAACTCGCAAGTTACAGGACGAGATTTAGCTTCTCATCGTACTGGGGTAAGTCGTCACGATGCTCTTTGGTACAGTTCTTCCTTAACTCGAAAAGATTTTGTTGAAAAAATAAAACATTTATCACTTGATGCACCGTTCCGCACAGCATTTCTTTATAACAACTTAATGTATGCGACAATTAGTTATATTGTGGAAAACATTACGAATCAAACGTGGGAGCAATACGTTACAGAACATATTTTAGACCCTTTAAATATGAGACATACAAACTTCTCTGTTACAGACTCACAAAATACAGATGATTATGCTTTACCTTACATTGAAAATGACGGTGAAATAAAAGAAGTTCCATTCCGTAACATCGATACAGTTGGCGCTGCTGGGTGTATTAATTCTACAATTGAAGATATGGCAAACTGGGTTCTGCTTCATTTAAACGAAGGAAAAACAGAAAATCATGATTTGATTTCTACTGAACTACTCCAAGAAATGTATACACCGCATACTCCAATACCGGATCAGCCAATGTTATCAACGAGTGAATCACCATTAAATAGCTACGGACTCGGTTGGTTTATTAGTGCTTACCGCGGTTATAAAATGATTCATCACGGCGGTAATATTGATGGGTTTTCTGCACTTGCGTCATTTATGCCAAACGAAAATATCGGTATTATCGTACTAACAAATTCCGGACAAACTTTACTCCCTACTTATATTACAAAACATATTTACGACGAACTCCTCGGACTAGAATATATCGACTGGCATGAACGTGCTGTAGAAGATAGCGAAAAAATGAAAGAGATGATGAAAGAGGCAACTGAATCACTTCCTGAAGCAATAAATGGGACTATCCCTTCTCATACATTAGATGACTACACTGGAACTTTTGAGCATCCTGCTTATGGGGCACTGAAAGTATACAAACAAGATGATTTCTTACATGTACAATTCATGGATACGGAAATTAAACTACAGCACCATCATTACGACATCTTCTCAGCATCAATTAGTTTGTTCCAAATGAAAATGGGGCTTTTATTCGCTTATGATATGAATGTAAATGGTGAATTCCCGGCTCTTCAATTACACGTACCTGCAACTTTAAGTACTCAGCCTCTTACATTTACGAAAATTAAATAA
- a CDS encoding thymidylate synthase, which yields MKHAEYEYLNLCRHVMEHGTKKEDRTGTGTVSVFGYQMRFDLSKGFPLLTTKRVPFRLVASELLWFMKGDTNIRYLLQHNNNIWNEWAFKSWVESDEYNGPDMTDFGLRSQQDEEFKKQYDEQMELFKKNVLEDDDFSNKYGYLGDVYGKQWRAWKTTAGETLDQLKDVIDMIKKTPDSRRLIISAWNPEDVPSMALPPCHTLFQFYVADGKLSCQLYQRSGDIFLGIPFNIASYSLLTHLIAHECGLEVGEFVHTIGDAHIYTNHFEQVEKQLAREPRPFPKLTLNPDVKSVFDFEMDDLTIEGYDPHPAIKAPVAV from the coding sequence ATGAAACATGCTGAATATGAATACTTAAATTTATGCCGTCATGTAATGGAGCACGGTACGAAGAAAGAAGATCGTACAGGGACAGGTACTGTATCTGTATTTGGATATCAAATGCGTTTCGATCTAAGTAAAGGATTTCCTTTATTAACGACAAAGAGAGTCCCATTTCGCCTTGTAGCAAGTGAACTACTTTGGTTTATGAAAGGTGATACAAATATTCGTTATTTATTACAACATAATAATAATATTTGGAATGAATGGGCGTTTAAGAGCTGGGTAGAAAGTGACGAGTATAATGGCCCTGATATGACAGATTTCGGTCTTCGCTCTCAACAAGATGAGGAATTTAAGAAGCAATACGATGAGCAAATGGAATTGTTTAAAAAGAACGTTCTAGAAGATGATGATTTTTCGAATAAATATGGTTATTTAGGAGATGTATACGGAAAGCAGTGGCGAGCTTGGAAAACGACAGCTGGTGAGACGCTTGATCAGCTAAAAGATGTAATTGATATGATTAAGAAAACGCCAGATTCACGTCGCCTAATTATTTCTGCTTGGAATCCTGAAGATGTACCGAGTATGGCTTTACCGCCTTGTCATACGCTATTCCAGTTTTATGTAGCAGATGGAAAGCTTTCTTGTCAGTTATATCAAAGAAGCGGTGATATTTTCCTTGGCATTCCATTTAACATTGCAAGCTATTCACTTTTAACACATTTAATTGCACATGAATGTGGTCTCGAAGTAGGAGAGTTTGTTCATACAATTGGTGATGCACATATTTATACAAATCATTTTGAACAAGTAGAAAAGCAGTTGGCACGTGAACCACGTCCGTTCCCTAAACTTACATTAAATCCAGATGTGAAATCTGTGTTTGATTTTGAAATGGACGATTTAACTATTGAAGGATATGATCCACATCCAGCAATTAAAGCACCAGTTGCAGTGTAA
- a CDS encoding dihydrofolate reductase, translating to MIISFMVAMDENRVIGKDNKLPWHLPSELQYVKNTTMGHPLIMGRKNYEAIGRPLPGRRNIIVTRNGEYHVEGCEVAHSAEEVFELCKDEEEIFIFGGAQIYDLFLPYVEKLYITKIHHAFDGDTFFPEIDMTDWKEVFVEKGLTDEKNPYTYYYHIYEKQQ from the coding sequence ATGATTATTTCATTTATGGTCGCAATGGACGAAAATAGAGTAATTGGTAAAGATAATAAATTGCCTTGGCATTTGCCAAGTGAATTACAGTATGTGAAGAACACGACAATGGGTCACCCGCTTATTATGGGAAGAAAGAACTACGAAGCGATTGGTAGACCACTGCCAGGAAGACGTAATATTATCGTAACTCGCAATGGAGAGTATCATGTTGAAGGTTGTGAAGTTGCTCATTCTGCGGAAGAAGTGTTTGAGCTATGCAAAGATGAAGAAGAAATCTTTATTTTTGGAGGAGCGCAAATTTATGATTTATTCTTACCGTATGTGGAGAAATTGTATATAACAAAGATTCATCATGCGTTTGATGGAGATACATTCTTCCCGGAAATAGATATGACTGATTGGAAAGAAGTTTTTGTGGAGAAGGGCTTAACGGATGAAAAAAATCCGTACACGTACTATTATCATATTTATGAAAAGCAACAATAA